From the genome of Bosea sp. Tri-49, one region includes:
- a CDS encoding ActR/PrrA/RegA family redox response regulator transcription factor, which produces MAMDTAPTTGELTDNAGRDMSLLLVDDDKPFLNRLARAMEGRGYSVRIAESVQAGLAAVEEEAPAFAVIDLRLGDGNGLDVIARLKEKRPDARGVVLTGYGNIATAVSAVKLGAFDFLAKPADADEIHSALAAGPNARPVPPENPMSADRVRWEHIQRVYELCSRNVSETARRLGMHRRTLQRILAKRAPR; this is translated from the coding sequence ATGGCGATGGACACGGCGCCGACGACAGGCGAACTCACCGACAATGCCGGCAGGGATATGTCCCTCCTGCTCGTCGACGATGACAAGCCGTTCCTGAATCGCCTCGCCCGCGCCATGGAAGGGCGGGGCTATTCGGTGCGGATCGCCGAATCCGTCCAGGCCGGGCTCGCGGCCGTCGAGGAGGAAGCACCAGCCTTCGCCGTGATCGACTTGCGCCTCGGCGACGGCAATGGGCTCGACGTGATCGCCCGCCTCAAGGAAAAGCGCCCGGATGCACGTGGCGTCGTCCTGACCGGCTACGGCAATATCGCGACCGCGGTGAGCGCAGTGAAGCTCGGCGCCTTCGACTTCCTGGCCAAGCCCGCCGATGCCGATGAGATCCATTCGGCACTGGCCGCCGGGCCGAATGCACGCCCGGTGCCGCCTGAGAACCCGATGTCGGCTGATCGCGTCCGCTGGGAACATATCCAGCGCGTCTATGAACTCTGCAGCCGCAATGTCTCCGAGACGGCGCGCCGGCTCGGAATGCACCGGCGCACCCTCCAGCGCATCCTGGCAAAGCGCGCCCCGCGATGA
- a CDS encoding group III truncated hemoglobin: MSGRYRGKPQQVHMPLPLEIQHFERWLSLFEATVAELCTGPAKFLFIDRAHRIADSLQISLNIGPKALNLPQRAAS; this comes from the coding sequence ATGAGCGGGCGCTATCGCGGCAAGCCGCAGCAGGTCCATATGCCGCTCCCGCTCGAGATACAGCACTTCGAGCGCTGGCTTTCGCTCTTCGAGGCGACGGTCGCCGAGCTCTGCACCGGCCCGGCCAAGTTCCTGTTCATCGACCGCGCCCATCGCATCGCTGACAGCCTGCAGATCAGCCTGAATATCGGCCCGAAGGCGTTGAACCTGCCGCAGCGCGCAGCGAGCTAG
- the mmcB gene encoding DNA repair putative endonuclease MmcB, protein MAGMVVADSVLNPTPARPEITRAVCRGASRHLRERGYAIVKEMTFANGRRGDIVALSPSGELLVVEVKSGIEDFRVDGKWPDYRDYCDGFLFAVAPEFPLEILPEDVGLIVADAFGGEMLREPPRHQLAPARRKMLTIAFARLAAGRLALLEDPGA, encoded by the coding sequence ATGGCGGGCATGGTCGTCGCCGATTCCGTCCTCAATCCGACGCCGGCTCGGCCGGAGATCACCCGTGCCGTCTGCCGCGGCGCCTCGCGTCATCTGCGCGAGCGCGGCTACGCCATCGTCAAGGAGATGACCTTCGCCAACGGCAGGCGCGGCGATATTGTTGCGCTCTCGCCCTCCGGCGAGCTCCTCGTCGTCGAGGTCAAGTCCGGGATCGAGGACTTCCGGGTCGACGGCAAATGGCCTGATTATCGCGATTATTGCGACGGCTTCCTCTTCGCGGTCGCGCCCGAATTTCCGTTGGAGATCCTGCCCGAGGATGTCGGCCTGATCGTCGCCGATGCCTTTGGCGGCGAGATGTTGCGCGAGCCGCCGCGCCATCAACTGGCGCCGGCACGCCGTAAGATGCTGACCATCGCCTTCGCCAGGCTTGCGGCGGGGCGCTTGGCGCTGCTGGAGGACCCTGGAGCCTAG
- a CDS encoding MraY family glycosyltransferase — translation MEPFAPILLIALSAGLAFALCLVLRPLMMRYALARPNARSSHRTPTPQGGGIAVLAGAFLELGLALALIPMEASAKQGLILVMAATTLLALVGAWDDIRPLSPGLRLPLQFLCVGIVVFYAAPEVRLLPEVLPLWAERGLALIAGVWFVNLLNFMDGIDWITLAGLVPLTGALALGGSYGVIDPATSLLAAALFGGLLGFAPFNKPVARIFLGDVGALPLGLLGAYLLYRLAGTGALTAALILPLYHVMDSTITLLRRLARGEKVWQAHRSHFYQQATDNGFRVIEIVTQVFLLNLGLVALAAISITVSGFWVQLACLLAALVLTTSLLYRFSRKRARP, via the coding sequence TTGGAACCCTTCGCTCCCATTCTGCTGATCGCCCTCTCCGCCGGCCTCGCCTTTGCGCTGTGCCTGGTTTTGCGGCCCCTGATGATGCGCTATGCGCTGGCGCGGCCGAATGCGCGCTCCAGCCACCGCACGCCGACGCCGCAGGGTGGCGGCATCGCCGTGCTCGCCGGTGCTTTCCTGGAACTGGGGCTCGCGCTGGCCCTCATCCCGATGGAAGCGAGCGCAAAGCAAGGCCTCATCCTGGTGATGGCGGCGACCACCCTGCTAGCGCTCGTCGGCGCCTGGGACGATATCAGGCCGCTCTCGCCCGGCCTGCGCCTGCCGCTGCAATTTCTCTGTGTCGGGATCGTCGTCTTCTACGCCGCGCCTGAGGTGCGCCTGCTGCCGGAAGTGCTACCGCTTTGGGCCGAACGCGGTCTCGCTTTGATCGCCGGCGTCTGGTTCGTCAATCTCCTCAACTTCATGGACGGGATCGACTGGATCACGCTCGCGGGGCTGGTACCACTGACCGGCGCGCTCGCGCTCGGGGGGAGTTATGGCGTCATCGACCCCGCCACCAGCCTCCTCGCCGCGGCGCTGTTTGGCGGGCTGCTCGGCTTCGCTCCATTCAACAAGCCTGTGGCGCGCATCTTCCTCGGCGATGTCGGAGCGCTGCCGCTAGGACTGCTCGGCGCCTATCTGCTCTACCGCCTCGCCGGCACCGGCGCGCTGACCGCAGCGCTGATCCTGCCGCTCTACCACGTCATGGACTCGACGATCACGCTGCTGCGCCGCCTCGCGCGTGGCGAGAAGGTCTGGCAGGCGCACCGCTCGCATTTCTACCAGCAGGCGACCGATAACGGCTTTCGGGTCATCGAGATCGTCACGCAGGTCTTCTTGCTCAATCTCGGCCTGGTTGCACTTGCGGCGATCAGCATCACCGTATCTGGATTCTGGGTCCAGCTCGCCTGCTTGCTGGCGGCCTTGGTGCTGACCACCAGCCTGCTTTACCGCTTCTCGCGCAAGCGGGCGCGGCCGTGA
- a CDS encoding NAD-dependent epimerase/dehydratase family protein produces the protein MSGERILLTGATGFVGRHLLHDLAARGYRLRTAGRYAAIGASGMEHVTIGDLGAPIDWRPLLGGVDLVVHSAGLAHADGTIPEERYRAVNTDATLALAQAAQTAGVRRFVFLSSIRAQSGPISNQPLSEVDPLAPTDAYGRSKLAAEQGLAGLDIDWVALRPVLVYGPGVKANMAALLRLANLPLPLPLGALSAKRSLLAVENLAEAVAFALSEACPARRSYIAADPEPLSVAEMLAAMRAGLGRGPGLIAVPPPLLALAAQLAGRADAYERLANGLVASPTALLSAGWRPPSETKAALARLAADPAGAG, from the coding sequence GTGAGTGGCGAACGCATCCTGCTCACCGGCGCGACCGGCTTCGTGGGCCGTCACCTCCTGCATGACCTTGCCGCCCGCGGCTATCGGCTGCGCACGGCCGGCCGTTATGCAGCTATCGGCGCTTCCGGCATGGAGCATGTCACCATCGGCGATCTCGGCGCGCCGATCGACTGGCGGCCTCTGCTCGGCGGCGTCGATCTCGTCGTCCACAGCGCCGGATTAGCCCACGCAGATGGCACGATCCCCGAAGAGCGCTACCGGGCGGTCAACACCGACGCAACGCTGGCGCTGGCGCAGGCGGCGCAAACGGCAGGCGTCCGGCGCTTCGTCTTCCTGTCCTCGATCCGGGCGCAGAGCGGGCCGATCAGCAATCAGCCGCTGAGTGAAGTTGATCCGCTGGCACCGACCGATGCCTATGGCCGCTCCAAGCTCGCAGCCGAACAAGGCCTCGCCGGGCTCGACATCGACTGGGTCGCGCTGCGGCCGGTGCTGGTCTACGGGCCGGGTGTGAAGGCCAATATGGCGGCGCTGCTAAGGCTGGCGAACCTTCCCCTGCCGCTGCCGCTTGGCGCGCTTTCGGCCAAGCGCTCGCTGCTGGCAGTCGAGAATCTCGCCGAGGCGGTCGCCTTCGCACTGAGCGAAGCCTGCCCGGCAAGGCGCAGCTACATCGCCGCTGATCCGGAGCCTCTGTCGGTCGCCGAGATGCTCGCCGCGATGCGGGCCGGCCTTGGACGCGGGCCTGGGCTGATCGCGGTTCCGCCGCCTCTGCTCGCGCTGGCAGCGCAACTCGCCGGGCGTGCAGATGCCTATGAGCGCTTGGCGAACGGGCTCGTCGCCTCGCCCACCGCTTTGCTCAGCGCTGGCTGGCGACCGCCTTCGGAGACGAAGGCTGCTCTGGCGCGATTGGCGGCGGACCCGGCTGGCGCCGGCTGA
- a CDS encoding SDR family NAD(P)-dependent oxidoreductase, translating to MLTLSKQSAKKLAVIVHDLAMTALAIVFVFAVRFDGWLFDERMRQLPTILPFFVAYAGAVYWFFQLYRSKWRFASLPDLSNIVRAVTVLTLTLLVVDYVLVAPNLYGYFFFGKITIVLYWLVQIALLGGPRLAYRYFRYSRTKHQAAREATLPALLLGRGVDIEMVIRAMESGTMGKMRPAGILSPRSDDLGQSIRGVPVLGLLSQMEIVATDASERGEPFRRIVATPSALAPEAEPDKWLAKTRKLAIPISRLDTLGESIRGSELAPLEIEDLLVRPSVKIDRERLEGLLKGKRVIVTGGGGSIGSEICLRCAAFGATELLVVENSEPALFHVTEALAVQDLPMRVTGALADVRDEARIGPLFKAFAPDIVIHAAALKHVPYLEADWGEGIKTNIFGSVAAIEASIAAGAGIFVMISTDKAIEPVSMLGATKRFAEMYAQARDAEFAAGNRGTRLVAVRFGNVLGSVGSVVPKFKAQIERGGPVTVTSPDMIRYFMTIREACDLVLTAASHAPEHEAQDERAAVYVLKMGQPLKIIDLAERMIRLAGYEPGVDIEVAITGVRPGERLNEILFAKDEPMAETGLDGVMAAKPIFAGRARLQSWLDELERALAAQDRLGAEAVLEAAIPDFSRRQPGPPPIAPEQPSSPKAVASQR from the coding sequence GCCGGAGCGGTTTACTGGTTTTTCCAGCTCTATCGCTCGAAATGGCGCTTCGCCTCGCTGCCGGACCTGTCGAACATCGTCCGGGCGGTCACGGTTCTGACCCTGACCTTGCTGGTCGTTGACTACGTGCTCGTCGCGCCGAACCTCTACGGCTATTTCTTCTTCGGCAAGATCACGATCGTCCTTTATTGGCTGGTCCAGATCGCGCTGCTCGGTGGCCCGCGCCTGGCCTATCGTTATTTCAGATACTCCCGCACCAAGCACCAGGCGGCGCGCGAAGCGACGCTGCCAGCCCTGCTCCTGGGCCGTGGCGTCGATATCGAGATGGTGATCCGCGCCATGGAATCGGGGACCATGGGCAAGATGCGTCCTGCCGGTATTCTCTCGCCGCGCAGCGACGATCTCGGGCAATCCATTCGGGGCGTGCCGGTGCTCGGCCTGCTCTCGCAGATGGAGATCGTTGCGACCGACGCCAGTGAGCGCGGCGAGCCGTTCCGCCGCATCGTCGCAACACCGAGCGCCCTGGCGCCGGAGGCCGAGCCGGATAAGTGGCTGGCGAAGACGCGCAAACTCGCCATCCCGATTTCGCGCCTCGATACGCTCGGCGAGAGCATACGTGGCAGCGAGCTGGCGCCGCTCGAGATCGAGGATTTGCTGGTGCGCCCTTCGGTCAAGATCGACCGCGAGCGGCTCGAAGGCCTACTCAAGGGCAAGCGCGTCATCGTCACCGGTGGCGGCGGCTCGATCGGTTCCGAGATTTGCCTGCGTTGTGCCGCCTTCGGCGCGACGGAGCTGCTCGTCGTCGAGAATTCCGAGCCGGCGCTGTTTCACGTCACCGAGGCGCTGGCGGTGCAGGACTTGCCGATGCGGGTCACCGGTGCACTTGCCGATGTCCGCGATGAAGCCCGCATCGGCCCGCTGTTCAAGGCGTTCGCGCCCGACATCGTGATCCATGCCGCGGCCTTGAAGCATGTGCCCTATCTCGAAGCCGATTGGGGCGAAGGCATCAAGACCAATATCTTCGGCTCGGTCGCCGCCATCGAGGCGTCGATCGCCGCCGGCGCCGGCATCTTCGTGATGATCTCGACCGACAAGGCGATCGAGCCGGTCTCGATGCTGGGCGCAACCAAGCGCTTCGCCGAGATGTATGCCCAGGCTCGCGACGCGGAATTTGCCGCCGGCAATCGTGGAACGCGTCTCGTTGCGGTTCGCTTCGGTAACGTGCTTGGATCGGTCGGCTCGGTCGTGCCGAAATTCAAGGCGCAGATCGAACGCGGCGGGCCGGTCACCGTGACCAGCCCGGACATGATTCGCTACTTCATGACCATCCGCGAGGCCTGCGACCTGGTGTTGACCGCAGCCTCGCACGCGCCCGAGCACGAGGCGCAGGATGAACGCGCTGCCGTCTATGTGCTGAAGATGGGCCAGCCGCTCAAGATCATCGATCTCGCCGAGCGGATGATCCGCCTCGCCGGCTATGAGCCCGGCGTCGACATCGAGGTCGCGATCACCGGCGTCAGGCCAGGCGAGCGTCTGAACGAGATTCTCTTCGCCAAGGATGAGCCGATGGCCGAGACCGGGCTGGACGGCGTCATGGCGGCCAAGCCAATCTTCGCCGGCCGCGCCCGCTTGCAGAGCTGGCTCGACGAGCTGGAGCGGGCGCTCGCGGCGCAGGACCGACTCGGCGCCGAGGCAGTGCTCGAAGCGGCGATCCCGGACTTCAGCCGGCGCCAGCCGGGTCCGCCGCCAATCGCGCCAGAGCAGCCTTCGTCTCCGAAGGCGGTCGCCAGCCAGCGCTGA